One window of the Fusobacterium animalis 7_1 genome contains the following:
- a CDS encoding ABC transporter ATP-binding protein: MKEDLLIIENISKTFKVDKNKELQALKNINIRLKKGECIGIVGESGCGKSTLARIIVGIERKTSGKIIFDNKEIEGISKTKDIQMIFQNPLSSFNPRMKIVDYMWEPLRNYFKLSKKDSIPLIKKSLMDVGLDENTLEKYPHEFSGGQLQRITIARAIIIKPKLIVCDEITSALDVSVQKQILELLKKLQKDLDLSYLFIGHDLAVVQDISQKIVVMYMGEIVEKLDSVDLKSKAKHPYTKLLLNSVFEVDKI, translated from the coding sequence ATGAAAGAAGATTTATTAATTATAGAAAATATTTCAAAGACATTTAAAGTTGATAAAAATAAAGAATTACAAGCTCTTAAAAATATAAATATAAGATTAAAGAAAGGTGAATGTATAGGAATTGTTGGAGAATCTGGTTGTGGAAAATCTACTTTGGCTAGAATAATAGTCGGAATAGAGAGGAAAACATCAGGTAAAATTATTTTTGATAATAAAGAAATAGAAGGTATTTCAAAAACAAAAGATATTCAAATGATATTCCAAAATCCTTTATCATCTTTTAATCCTCGTATGAAGATTGTAGATTATATGTGGGAGCCACTTAGAAATTATTTTAAATTATCTAAAAAAGATAGCATTCCTCTTATAAAAAAATCTTTAATGGATGTTGGCTTAGATGAAAATACCTTGGAAAAATACCCTCATGAGTTCTCAGGAGGACAGTTACAAAGAATCACAATAGCGAGGGCAATAATAATAAAACCTAAATTGATAGTTTGTGATGAAATTACAAGTGCATTAGATGTTTCAGTACAAAAACAAATATTGGAACTTTTAAAAAAATTACAAAAAGACTTAGATTTATCATATCTGTTTATTGGTCATGATTTAGCTGTTGTTCAAGATATTAGTCAAAAAATAGTTGTGATGTATATGGGAGAAATTGTTGAAAAATTAGATTCTGTTGATTTGAAAAGTAAAGCAAAGCATCCTTATACAAAATTGCTCTTAAACTCTGTTTTTGAAGTTGATAAAATATAA
- a CDS encoding ABC transporter ATP-binding protein gives MKPLLEIKNLNINYKNSIKAVKDVNFTLEDNQIISIVGESGSGKSTLIRAILKLLPMGGEIESGNISFLGKDILSLNKNELNKLRGKDIGMIFQDPNSTMDPIKIIEKQFIEYILEHNNMSKKEAIELAKEYLLKLNLTDVDRVLKSYPFELSGGMKQRVAIAMAMAQSPRLLLADEPTSALDVTVQAQVIKELKRIREDFKTAIILVTHNMGVASYISDKIAVMKNGEIIEFGDKEQIIKNPQKEYTKSLLNAIINLK, from the coding sequence ATGAAGCCACTATTAGAAATTAAAAATTTGAATATCAATTATAAAAATTCTATAAAAGCTGTTAAAGATGTTAATTTTACATTGGAAGATAATCAAATTATTTCAATAGTTGGTGAGAGTGGAAGTGGAAAAAGTACACTTATAAGAGCAATACTTAAACTTCTTCCAATGGGCGGAGAAATAGAAAGTGGAAATATTTCCTTTTTAGGGAAGGATATTCTTAGTTTAAATAAAAATGAACTAAATAAACTTAGAGGAAAAGATATAGGAATGATATTTCAAGATCCTAATTCAACAATGGATCCTATAAAAATTATTGAAAAACAGTTTATTGAGTATATCTTAGAACATAATAATATGTCAAAAAAAGAAGCTATTGAGTTAGCAAAAGAATATTTATTAAAACTTAATTTAACTGACGTGGATAGAGTTTTAAAATCTTACCCTTTTGAGCTTTCAGGTGGAATGAAACAAAGGGTTGCCATCGCTATGGCAATGGCACAAAGCCCACGATTATTACTGGCTGATGAACCAACAAGTGCTCTTGATGTTACTGTACAAGCACAAGTTATTAAAGAATTAAAAAGAATTAGAGAAGATTTTAAAACTGCTATTATTTTGGTTACTCATAATATGGGAGTAGCTTCCTATATATCAGATAAAATTGCTGTTATGAAAAATGGAGAAATTATTGAATTTGGAGATAAAGAACAGATTATTAAGAATCCTCAAAAGGAATATACAAAATCATTATTAAATGCTATTATAAATTTAAAATAG
- a CDS encoding ABC transporter substrate-binding protein: MKKKVLLGIFLALISVGILTSCGGEKEKEKEAVSTEAQVSGGHMNIALYWFGETLDPALDWDGWTLTRAAVGETLVTVDENLQLVGQLADSWENVDETTWKFHIRQGVTFQNGNPLTPEAVKSSIERTVKMNERGEDALKLASIDVDGEYVIIKTKEPYGAFLANISDPMFIIVDTSADTSKFKETPICTGPYMVTSFKPATSFEAVAYENYWGGKPALDSITVFDIEDDNTRALSLQSGDVDMAQGIRAGDIALFTDNEDYIVKTTTGTRIEFMAMNTAKAPLNDKNIRLAINSAVDYDTIAKVVGGGAVAVGAPFPASAPYGYNELNKATYNPEKTKSLLAEAGYKDTNNDGYVDKNGKNLELNVYGNTGASGRGGTTISELLESQLKNVGIKVNIKVVENLDEIEKNGQFDLLFQNWQTVSTGDSQWFLDNAFKTGGSGNYGKYSNKKLDDLINKLATTFDVKKREKITKEASQIIIDEGYGTYIVSQANVNVSNNKVENMHNFPIDYYFLTVDTKIQK, encoded by the coding sequence GTGAAGAAAAAAGTATTATTAGGAATTTTTTTGGCTCTTATTTCAGTTGGAATCTTAACAAGTTGTGGTGGTGAAAAAGAAAAGGAAAAAGAAGCAGTGTCAACAGAGGCTCAAGTTAGTGGAGGACATATGAACATTGCTCTTTACTGGTTTGGAGAAACATTGGATCCAGCATTAGATTGGGATGGTTGGACATTAACAAGAGCTGCTGTTGGAGAAACATTAGTAACTGTTGATGAAAACTTACAATTAGTTGGACAATTAGCAGATTCTTGGGAAAATGTTGACGAAACAACTTGGAAATTTCATATTCGTCAAGGAGTAACTTTTCAAAATGGAAATCCTTTAACTCCAGAAGCAGTAAAATCTTCTATTGAAAGAACTGTAAAAATGAATGAAAGAGGAGAAGATGCTTTAAAATTAGCTAGTATAGATGTAGATGGAGAATATGTAATTATAAAAACAAAAGAACCTTATGGTGCATTTTTAGCAAATATATCTGACCCTATGTTCATAATAGTTGACACAAGTGCTGATACTTCTAAATTTAAAGAAACTCCTATTTGTACAGGACCATATATGGTAACTTCATTTAAACCAGCTACTTCATTTGAAGCAGTTGCTTATGAAAATTATTGGGGAGGAAAACCTGCACTTGATAGTATAACTGTATTTGATATAGAAGATGATAATACAAGAGCTCTTTCTTTACAATCAGGAGATGTTGACATGGCTCAAGGCATAAGAGCTGGTGATATAGCTTTATTTACTGATAATGAAGATTATATTGTTAAGACAACAACAGGAACTCGTATTGAATTTATGGCAATGAATACAGCAAAAGCTCCTTTAAATGATAAAAATATTCGTCTTGCTATAAATTCAGCTGTGGATTATGATACTATTGCAAAAGTTGTTGGAGGAGGAGCAGTTGCAGTTGGAGCTCCATTCCCAGCTAGTGCACCTTATGGTTATAATGAATTAAATAAAGCTACATATAACCCAGAAAAAACTAAATCTCTTTTAGCAGAAGCTGGCTATAAAGATACAAATAATGATGGCTATGTTGATAAAAATGGAAAAAATCTTGAACTAAATGTTTATGGAAATACTGGTGCTAGTGGAAGAGGAGGTACAACCATATCTGAACTTTTAGAATCTCAATTAAAAAATGTAGGAATAAAGGTTAATATTAAAGTTGTTGAAAATCTTGATGAAATTGAAAAGAATGGACAATTTGATCTTCTATTCCAAAACTGGCAAACAGTTTCAACAGGAGATTCTCAATGGTTCCTAGATAATGCTTTTAAAACAGGTGGAAGTGGAAACTATGGTAAATATAGTAATAAAAAATTAGATGATTTAATTAATAAACTTGCTACTACATTTGATGTAAAAAAGCGTGAAAAAATAACCAAAGAAGCTAGCCAAATAATAATAGATGAAGGATATGGAACATACATAGTAAGTCAAGCTAATGTAAATGTATCTAATAATAAAGTAGAAAATATGCATAATTTTCCAATAGATTATTATTTCTTAACTGTTGACACAAAAATACAAAAATAG
- the nikC gene encoding nickel transporter permease, with amino-acid sequence MEKKKIDYKFSIILTFAILIILITVFANYLAPYNPDYQNYEAISQAPNSTYLLGTDYVGRDILSRILYGGRYSLLIALLVTLLVAFIGIVIGLISGYLGGIVDIIIMRIVDMIMSFPYIVFVIAVVTIFGGGLKNLILSMTLISWTNYARVTRAMVISLKNNDFINQAKLSGASNIRIMYRYLAPNVLPYLIVLATQDIANNLLTLSSLSLLGIGVQPPTAEWGLMLSEGKKYIQTAPWILFFPGIAILICVVVFNLLGDSLRDVLDPKK; translated from the coding sequence ATGGAAAAGAAAAAAATTGATTATAAATTTTCTATAATTTTAACATTTGCTATTCTTATAATTTTAATTACAGTTTTTGCAAATTATTTAGCTCCATATAATCCTGATTATCAAAACTATGAAGCTATTTCTCAAGCTCCAAATTCAACCTATCTATTAGGGACAGATTATGTCGGTAGAGACATTTTATCAAGAATACTTTATGGAGGTAGATATTCTTTACTAATTGCTTTATTAGTAACTTTATTAGTAGCTTTTATAGGTATAGTAATAGGGCTTATATCTGGTTATTTAGGAGGAATAGTTGATATTATTATTATGAGGATAGTTGATATGATAATGTCATTTCCATATATAGTTTTTGTTATAGCAGTAGTAACAATTTTTGGAGGTGGTTTAAAAAATCTAATATTGTCTATGACTCTGATTAGTTGGACTAACTATGCAAGGGTTACTAGGGCTATGGTTATATCTTTAAAAAATAATGATTTTATTAATCAAGCTAAATTAAGTGGAGCTAGTAATATTAGAATTATGTATAGATATTTAGCACCTAATGTTTTACCTTATCTGATTGTTTTAGCAACACAAGATATTGCAAATAACCTTTTAACTTTGTCAAGTTTATCACTTTTAGGAATAGGAGTACAACCTCCAACTGCTGAATGGGGACTTATGTTAAGTGAAGGTAAAAAATATATTCAAACAGCACCTTGGATATTATTTTTCCCGGGAATAGCCATATTAATTTGTGTAGTTGTTTTTAATTTACTTGGGGATAGTTTAAGAGATGTTCTTGATCCTAAAAAGTAA
- the nikB gene encoding nickel ABC transporter permease, which produces MIKYIIKRILYLIPILIGVTFLTFLMLYLAPSDPISMKYTSMATVGDTKYIEEKKEEMGLNDSFLKQYVRWSKNVLSGDFGISTKYNVPVKDEIAKRLPKTLALTGTSILITILLAFPLGIISAQYKNKWVDYIIRFFSFTGISIPSFWLGLMLMYFFSVKFKLLPIIGSKGIKSLILPSITLSVWLVAVYIRRIRACILEEINKDYVVALKSKGISYSKIMFFHILPNSLLTIVTMFGMSIGAILGGTTIIETIFEYRGLGKMAADAITNRDYFLMQGYVIWTAIIYVVINLLVDILYKYLNPMIRIGDEN; this is translated from the coding sequence TTGATAAAATATATAATAAAAAGAATTTTGTATTTAATTCCTATATTAATTGGAGTAACTTTCCTAACCTTTTTAATGTTATATTTAGCCCCATCAGATCCAATATCAATGAAATACACTTCAATGGCTACTGTTGGAGATACAAAATACATAGAAGAAAAAAAAGAAGAAATGGGATTAAATGATAGTTTTTTAAAACAATATGTAAGATGGTCTAAAAATGTTTTATCTGGTGATTTTGGAATATCTACTAAATACAATGTGCCAGTAAAAGATGAAATAGCAAAAAGGCTTCCAAAAACATTAGCCTTAACTGGAACATCTATTCTTATAACGATTCTTTTAGCCTTTCCTCTTGGAATAATTTCAGCCCAATATAAAAATAAATGGGTAGATTATATAATAAGATTTTTTTCATTTACAGGAATTTCTATACCTAGTTTTTGGCTGGGCTTGATGTTAATGTATTTTTTTTCAGTAAAATTTAAACTTTTACCCATTATTGGAAGTAAAGGAATAAAAAGTCTTATTCTTCCTTCAATAACGCTTTCTGTTTGGCTAGTTGCAGTCTATATAAGAAGAATAAGAGCCTGTATACTTGAAGAAATAAATAAAGATTATGTTGTTGCTTTAAAATCAAAAGGAATTTCATATTCAAAAATAATGTTCTTTCATATATTGCCAAACTCTTTATTAACAATAGTTACAATGTTTGGAATGTCAATAGGAGCAATACTTGGTGGAACAACAATAATTGAAACAATATTTGAATATCGTGGTCTTGGAAAAATGGCAGCAGACGCTATAACTAATAGAGATTATTTTTTAATGCAGGGTTACGTTATATGGACAGCCATAATCTATGTTGTGATAAATCTTCTTGTAGATATTTTATATAAATATCTTAATCCTATGATAAGAATAGGAGATGAGAACTGA
- a CDS encoding DUF1007 family protein produces the protein MKFIYKIILFLGISICTYSHPHVFFDTNINVKIENKKLEGIEIQLNLDELNTRLNKKILKPDKDMNVEEENIVFLKYLFKHIRIKYNNKTYKEDDIIFEQAKLEDGSLEIYFFVPIDEKITKNSKLKIALYDTKYYYNYDYDKSSLKIDKGVKAKVNFFTNDKIKFYFNLVSPEEYEVTFE, from the coding sequence ATGAAGTTTATTTATAAAATAATATTATTTTTGGGAATTAGTATATGCACCTATTCTCATCCTCATGTTTTTTTTGATACAAACATAAATGTGAAGATAGAAAATAAAAAACTTGAAGGAATAGAAATACAATTAAATTTAGATGAATTAAATACAAGATTAAATAAGAAGATTTTAAAACCTGACAAAGACATGAATGTTGAAGAAGAAAATATTGTATTTTTAAAATATTTATTTAAACATATAAGAATTAAATATAACAATAAAACTTATAAGGAAGATGATATAATTTTTGAACAAGCCAAATTAGAAGATGGTAGTTTAGAAATATATTTTTTTGTTCCTATTGATGAAAAAATAACAAAAAATTCTAAGTTAAAAATAGCTTTGTATGATACAAAATATTACTACAACTATGATTATGATAAATCTTCATTAAAGATTGATAAAGGTGTAAAGGCTAAGGTAAACTTTTTTACTAATGATAAGATAAAATTTTATTTTAATTTGGTAAGTCCAGAGGAATATGAGGTGACATTTGAATGA
- a CDS encoding nickel/cobalt transporter, with protein MKKIVKYLVGIIAIALIYLLISNFNLIMFKIAIYQQEIVEKISKLIEKENEKIIYTMLFFTFLYGIVHSFGPGHGKTLVLTYSVKEKLNFPKLLLVSFLIAYLQGLSAYILVKFIINLSDKASMMLFYDLDNRTRLIASILIILIGLYNIYSILRNKSCEHCHETKVKNILGFSIVLGLCPCPGVMTVLLFLESFGLSENLFLFTLSMSTGIFLVILFFGILANTFKKTLVEDENFKLHKILALVGASLMILFGIFQILILGE; from the coding sequence ATGAAAAAGATTGTTAAATATTTAGTTGGAATAATTGCTATTGCATTAATTTATTTATTAATTTCAAATTTTAATTTAATTATGTTTAAAATAGCAATATATCAACAAGAAATAGTTGAAAAAATAAGTAAATTAATAGAAAAAGAAAATGAAAAAATTATCTATACAATGTTATTTTTTACGTTCCTATATGGAATAGTCCACTCTTTTGGACCAGGACATGGCAAAACCTTGGTTTTGACATATTCAGTAAAAGAAAAGTTAAATTTTCCTAAATTATTATTAGTATCTTTTTTAATAGCATATTTACAAGGATTATCAGCCTATATATTAGTAAAGTTTATTATAAATCTTTCAGATAAAGCCTCTATGATGCTATTCTATGATTTAGATAATAGAACAAGATTAATTGCTTCTATTTTGATTATCTTAATTGGTTTATATAACATTTATTCAATTTTAAGAAATAAAAGTTGTGAACATTGCCATGAAACAAAGGTAAAAAATATACTAGGTTTTTCCATTGTTTTAGGACTTTGTCCTTGTCCAGGTGTAATGACTGTACTTCTATTTTTAGAAAGTTTTGGACTTAGTGAAAATTTATTCCTATTTACTTTATCTATGTCAACAGGAATATTTTTAGTGATATTATTCTTTGGAATTTTGGCTAATACTTTTAAAAAGACTTTGGTTGAAGATGAAAATTTTAAATTACATAAAATTTTAGCATTGGTTGGAGCTAGTCTTATGATTTTATTTGGTATATTTCAAATATTGATTTTGGGGGAATAA
- a CDS encoding Type 1 glutamine amidotransferase-like domain-containing protein — protein sequence MKKLFLCSYFAGVKDTFKDFMNNDTKGKKVLFIPTANVDEETKFLVDEAKEVFKNLGMEVEDLEISKLDEKTLKNKIEKTNYLYVGGGNTFYLLQELKRKNLIDFIKNRVNSGMVYIGESAGAIITSKDIEYNDLMDDKTIAKDLKEYSGLNLVDFYIVPHLNEFPFEESSKQTVEKYKNKLNIIAINNSQAIIVKDEKYEIK from the coding sequence ATGAAAAAACTATTTTTATGTTCATATTTTGCAGGAGTAAAAGATACATTTAAGGATTTTATGAATAATGATACCAAAGGAAAGAAAGTTTTGTTTATTCCTACTGCTAATGTAGATGAGGAAACTAAATTTTTAGTTGATGAAGCAAAAGAAGTATTTAAAAATTTAGGAATGGAAGTAGAAGATTTAGAAATTTCAAAACTAGATGAAAAAACTCTCAAAAATAAGATAGAAAAAACTAACTATTTGTATGTTGGTGGAGGAAATACATTCTATTTATTACAAGAATTAAAAAGAAAAAATTTAATTGATTTCATAAAAAATAGAGTTAATTCTGGAATGGTATATATCGGAGAATCAGCAGGAGCAATAATTACTTCCAAAGATATAGAATATAATGATTTAATGGATGATAAAACTATTGCAAAAGATTTAAAAGAATATTCAGGATTAAATTTAGTTGATTTTTATATAGTTCCTCACTTAAATGAATTTCCTTTTGAAGAAAGTTCAAAACAAACAGTTGAAAAATATAAAAATAAATTAAATATTATTGCAATAAATAATAGCCAAGCTATTATTGTAAAAGATGAAAAATATGAAATTAAATAA
- the rplU gene encoding 50S ribosomal protein L21, giving the protein MYAVIKTGGKQYKVTEGDVLKVEKLNAEVNTTVELTDVLLVAGGDNAVKVGKPLVEGARVVVEVLSQGKGPKVINFKYKPKKASHRKRGHRQLFTEIKVTSIIA; this is encoded by the coding sequence ATGTACGCAGTAATTAAAACTGGTGGAAAACAGTATAAAGTTACAGAAGGTGATGTATTAAAAGTAGAAAAATTAAATGCTGAAGTTAATACAACTGTTGAATTAACAGATGTTCTTTTAGTAGCTGGTGGAGACAACGCAGTTAAAGTTGGAAAACCATTAGTAGAAGGAGCAAGAGTAGTTGTGGAAGTTTTATCACAAGGTAAAGGTCCAAAAGTAATTAACTTCAAATACAAGCCTAAAAAAGCTAGTCACAGAAAAAGAGGACATAGACAACTTTTTACTGAAATAAAAGTAACTTCAATAATAGCATAG
- a CDS encoding ribosomal-processing cysteine protease Prp translates to MIKVEIFRKNGSIIGYKANGHSGYSEQGSDIICSAISTSLQMTLAGIQEVLKLEPKFKMNDGFLDVDLRNISQNKFTEINILTETMALFLKELTKQYPKYIRLVEKEEK, encoded by the coding sequence ATGATTAAGGTAGAAATTTTTAGAAAAAATGGTAGTATAATAGGATATAAAGCAAATGGACATTCTGGATATTCAGAACAAGGTAGTGATATCATCTGTTCTGCTATCTCAACATCATTACAAATGACTTTGGCAGGAATTCAAGAAGTGTTAAAGTTAGAACCTAAATTTAAAATGAATGATGGTTTTCTTGATGTTGATTTAAGAAATATTAGCCAAAATAAATTTACAGAAATAAATATACTCACAGAAACTATGGCTTTATTTTTAAAGGAATTGACTAAGCAATATCCTAAATACATTAGACTTGTAGAAAAGGAGGAAAAGTAA
- the rpmA gene encoding 50S ribosomal protein L27 produces the protein MQFLFNIQLFAHKKGQGSVKNGRDSNPKYLGVKKYDGEVVKAGNIIVRQRGTKFHAGNNMGIGKDHTLFALIDGYVKFERLGKDRKQISIYSEK, from the coding sequence ATGCAATTTTTATTTAATATACAATTATTTGCACATAAAAAAGGGCAAGGTTCTGTTAAAAACGGAAGAGACTCTAATCCTAAATATCTTGGAGTTAAAAAATATGATGGAGAAGTTGTAAAAGCTGGTAACATCATAGTTAGACAAAGAGGAACTAAATTTCATGCAGGAAATAATATGGGAATTGGTAAAGATCACACTCTTTTTGCTTTAATTGATGGGTATGTAAAATTTGAAAGATTAGGAAAAGATAGAAAACAAATCTCTATATATTCAGAAAAATAA
- a CDS encoding L-lactate dehydrogenase: MLQTRKVGIVGVGHVGSHCALSMLLQGVCDEMVLMDIIPEKAKAHAIDCMDTISFLPHRAIIRDGGIQELSKMDVIVISVGSLTKNEQRLEELKGSLEAVKSFVPDVVKAGFNGIFVTITNPVDIVTYFVRELSGFPKNRVIGTGTGLDSARLKRILSEVTNIDSQVIQAYMLGEHGDTQVANFSSATIQGVPFLDYMKTHPEQFKGIELSVLEKQVVRTAWDIISGKNCTEFGIGCTCSNLVKAIFHNERRVLPCSAYLDGEYGHSGFYTGVPAIIGSNGVEEILELPLDERERKGFEDACAVMKKYIEIGKSYKIV, translated from the coding sequence ATGTTACAAACAAGAAAAGTTGGAATTGTTGGAGTTGGTCATGTTGGAAGTCATTGTGCATTATCTATGTTATTACAAGGTGTATGTGATGAAATGGTTTTAATGGATATTATTCCAGAAAAAGCAAAAGCACATGCAATAGACTGTATGGATACCATAAGTTTTCTTCCACATAGAGCTATTATTCGTGATGGAGGAATACAAGAGCTTTCTAAAATGGATGTCATTGTAATCAGTGTTGGAAGTTTAACAAAAAATGAACAAAGATTGGAAGAATTAAAAGGTTCATTAGAAGCTGTAAAAAGTTTTGTTCCTGATGTTGTAAAAGCAGGATTTAATGGAATTTTTGTTACAATAACTAATCCAGTTGATATAGTAACTTATTTTGTAAGAGAGCTTTCAGGTTTTCCTAAAAATAGAGTTATTGGAACAGGAACAGGTTTAGATAGTGCAAGATTAAAAAGAATTTTAAGTGAAGTTACAAATATTGATAGTCAAGTTATTCAAGCATATATGTTAGGTGAACATGGAGATACACAAGTAGCAAACTTTTCAAGTGCTACAATACAAGGAGTTCCATTTTTAGATTATATGAAAACTCACCCAGAACAATTTAAAGGAATAGAACTTTCTGTTTTAGAAAAACAAGTAGTTAGAACAGCTTGGGATATTATTTCTGGAAAAAATTGTACAGAGTTTGGAATAGGTTGTACTTGCTCTAATTTAGTGAAAGCGATATTCCATAATGAAAGAAGAGTTTTACCATGCAGTGCTTATTTAGATGGTGAATATGGACATTCAGGCTTCTATACAGGAGTTCCAGCTATTATTGGAAGTAATGGAGTAGAAGAAATTTTAGAACTTCCTTTGGATGAAAGAGAAAGAAAAGGATTTGAAGATGCTTGTGCTGTAATGAAAAAATATATTGAAATTGGAAAATCTTATAAAATAGTATAA
- a CDS encoding MFS transporter: protein MQSKESNIKLLLLGRAVSLFGNTIYLIVLPLYILNITQNLKFTGIFFAAVNLPTTIISIFIGTIIEKFNKKNIILICDFLTSMLYFILFLYFKNFSSLTFLFLISFLVNIISKFFEIASKVLFSEINTAETLEKYNGLQSFIENTIMIIGPVIGTYLFATFDFNLVLIIVSMGYFLSFLQELFIKYEKNSILSKEKSSFFKNFKEGISYIKSKKIVFTFFVLVMFLNFFIANNDEIINPGILIKKYGISEKLFGFSATSYGLGSVFAGIFIYYNKKFSFLKKLKLLFILNSFLMCLLGLLSIILFKYNHYIYFVVFIFFQFLIGMITTFVNVPLISSFQRNVEIEYQSRFFSILSFFSGGLIPLGILYAGYLSSYIGADVTYIIDNIAIIIIVCLVFNNIREAVVN, encoded by the coding sequence GTGCAGAGCAAAGAAAGTAATATAAAACTATTGTTATTAGGTAGAGCAGTATCCTTATTTGGAAATACAATTTATCTAATAGTTTTACCATTGTATATATTAAATATTACTCAAAATTTAAAATTTACAGGTATTTTCTTTGCAGCAGTTAATCTTCCAACAACTATTATTTCTATTTTTATTGGAACAATAATTGAAAAATTTAATAAAAAAAATATAATTTTGATATGTGATTTTCTAACTTCAATGTTATATTTTATTCTATTCTTATATTTTAAAAATTTTAGTTCTTTAACTTTTTTATTTTTAATTTCATTCCTTGTTAATATTATTTCAAAATTTTTTGAAATAGCTTCTAAGGTATTATTTTCAGAAATTAATACTGCTGAAACACTTGAGAAATATAATGGTTTACAAAGTTTTATAGAAAATACTATTATGATTATTGGACCAGTTATAGGTACTTATTTATTTGCCACATTTGATTTTAATTTAGTTTTGATAATAGTTTCTATGGGATATTTTTTATCTTTTTTGCAAGAGCTATTTATAAAATATGAAAAAAATAGTATCTTATCAAAAGAAAAGTCAAGTTTTTTTAAAAATTTTAAAGAAGGAATAAGCTATATAAAAAGTAAAAAAATTGTTTTCACCTTTTTTGTATTAGTAATGTTTCTAAATTTTTTTATAGCAAATAATGATGAGATAATCAACCCTGGAATTTTAATTAAAAAATATGGAATATCTGAAAAATTATTTGGCTTTTCAGCTACTTCATATGGACTAGGAAGTGTATTTGCAGGAATTTTTATTTATTATAATAAGAAATTTAGTTTTCTTAAAAAACTAAAATTATTATTTATTTTAAATAGTTTTTTGATGTGCTTGTTAGGTTTATTATCTATAATATTATTTAAATATAACCACTATATATATTTTGTAGTATTTATATTTTTTCAATTTCTAATTGGAATGATAACTACTTTTGTAAATGTTCCATTAATATCCTCATTTCAAAGGAATGTTGAGATTGAATATCAAAGTCGTTTTTTCTCAATTTTATCATTCTTTTCAGGAGGATTAATTCCCTTAGGGATTTTATATGCAGGTTATCTATCATCATATATTGGTGCTGATGTTACATATATAATTGATAATATAGCTATTATAATTATAGTATGTTTAGTTTTCAATAATATAAGAGAAGCTGTTGTAAATTGA